CTCGAACATCGCGTCCAGCACCTGATCCAGGTTCTTGCCGAGGTACTGGGCGTAGAAGCGCCGCATGAAGGTGCTGCTCTCCTGGTCGACGAAGCGGTCCAGATAGAGCCGGCGCTCGGGCGACTTCGGGTCGGCGATCCACTGGTCGACGCTCGGTTCGAACTGGTGGACCTCGTAGCGAACGATGTCGCGCATCAGCCGCACGAACACGAGGTTGACCGAGTGCTGGAATCCGACGCGCACGGTGAAGACCTGCGAGTTCTCGGAAGGCTCGAAGTTGCTGAAGCTCTGCAGCCCGCCGCCGGTCGCGAACGCCTCGCCCGGATCGCCCGAATACTTGCGCTCCATCGCGGCCTGGAGCATCGCGAGCAGCGTCGCGCCCGGATTCTTGCTCAGGTAATCGGCCGCCCAGCGACTGATCGCGTCCTGCGGAGACAGTGGCAGCCGGCGCAGTTCGGCCGGGGTCAGGCTGATCATCCGGTCGCGCAGCGCGGTGATGATCTCCAGGTAGGTCACCACGGTACGCAGTTTCGCGGTCGAGCCAAGGTTCAGCCGCGCGCCGTTGTTGATGTCGAACGGCTGGTCGACGCTGTCGGCCTGCACGCGCAGCAGGCTCGCGCCATGCCGCTGCTCGTACAGCACCATGCTGAACGTCAGGCGCCCCGGATCGTCCCCCGGCTGCAGCATGTCTTTTCCGTACAGTCCGGCGGCACGGGCGCCGTCGGGAGTGAGCACCTTCTGCAGTGCGTCGGTGATCGCCTGCTGCGCCGCGTGGTCTATCGAGCTGCGCGCGGAGAGGTCCAGCCGATCCAGGTGGTACAGCGTGTCGACGCCAAGCATCGACGCCAGCGCAGTGCGCACGCCGTTGACCGCCTTGCGTTCGACGAACGACTCGGTGGCGCGCGGTGCGGCGGCACGCGACTGCTGCAGACGGACCGCCAGCGCCGCGTCGCGTTGAGCCGATGAGATGGCCCCGGCGCGCGCCAGCAGGTGCAGGTAGCGGTCGGTGAGCCGGTCGAGTGCCGCCGTGTTCTGCAGCAGGTAGTACGAAGGCCGCCGCTGCGCGATCATCAGCGAAAGCGCCTCCTTGAACACCCGCGCCTGGGGTTCGGTGATCGCGGCGTCTTGCGCCATGCGAAGCAGCCGGTTCGCATCGTCGAAGTCCTGGCCGTACCAGGTCCACAGGCCGTCGCCGATGCCCTGCACCTCGCCGTGATCGACGTTGCCCGACAGCGGCACGGTGTTCACGTACTCGAGCACGATGTGCTCGCGCCAGGGCAGCGTGTCCTCGCCGCCGAGATACGCGCGCACCGACGCGCTGGCCATCTGGCGCAGCTTCTCCGACGGCGATTCGGTCTGGCCGCCGGGCGAATGGCGGTACTTCTCGATCTGCGTGGCCAGCGTGCTGCCGCCCGGCGTCGGCCGGTTGCGCGACACCAGGTGCAGCACCTGGTCCAGGTTGGCGCGCGCGAAGCGGCGCCAATCGACGGCCGGATTGCGCTGCGGGTATTCCGGGTTCAGCAGGTCGTGGTTCTCGATGAACAGCAGGCTGCGTACCAGCACCGGCGGCACCGCCGCGAAGTCCGGATACACGCGGCGCGGATAGCGCCGTACGTAGAGCGGATTGCCATTGCAGTCCTGCAGATCGAGCCCGGCCTGCATCTTCTCGACGTACGGGGTGAACAGCCCGTCGTCGACCAGTTCACGCATCTTCGGCGACATGCGCGCCTGCGCGTCGATCGCGTAGCCGCGCTGCTCCAGGCGCCGGGTGAACTCGGGCAGCTGCGCATAGCCGAGGCGCTCGTCGTACGGACCATGTGTCGGAAAGCGGATCGAATCGCTTGCGCCCGGGCGCACCATATAGCGCAGCTGCCGGTCGAGCCGCGCCAGGTAATGCGCCTGCCAGCGCGAAGTGCGAATTTCGTTCGACACCAGAACGTAGGCAACGTACGCGAGCGCGATGCACGCGAGCAGCACAACATACTTGACCCAGCCGCGGCGCGACACTTCGACCCCTCCCCTGCTGTTGCGGCGTCAAAGCGCCTTGTGCATTTCGATATGCGCGATGCCGGCTTCATCGAACGGCTTACCCTGCGTGCGGTAGCCGCTTCGGGCGTAGAAGCCCTGCGCGCTGCATTGTGCATGCAGCAGCAATTCCCGTTCGCCGCGCTGGTGCGCGGCCTGCTCCAGCGCGTCTAGCACGCGATCCCCGAAACCGGTGCCGCGCAGCGTGCGCTCGACCGCCATGCGCCCGATGCGGCCGATGCCCGGTGCCTGTGCGATCAACCGCCCGGTGGCCAGCGGCTGCCCGAGACGGTTGTAGGCCACCGCGTGCAGCGCATTGCCATCGGCGTCGTCCCATTCGATCTCTGCCGGAATGCGCTGCTCCTGCACGAAGACCTCCGTGCGTACGCGCTGCGCGTCAGCGCCGAGCGTGTCCCAGTCGCCGACGCGCACGGTCAGCATGTCTTCGCCGGCTTCGTAGCCGGTCAGGATTTCGCGCAGTAGCAAAGGCACCGGCCTCGATGTCTGCGTGGCCGGATCGGCAAACACGTAGACCAGTTCGCTGCCGATCAGCAGATCGCCTGCTCGAAAGATCGCGCCCTCGAACAGCATCGACGAATTGCCGATGCGCCCGCAGCGCAGACCGATGTCGAGCTGATCCTCGATGCGCGCCGATGCATGGAACTCCACCGTCGCCTTGCGCACGTACAGATCGCCATCGAAGTGCTGCATCGTCGCCTCGTAAGGCAACGCCAGCGCCCGCCAGTAATCGGCGATCGCGGTGTCGAAATACATCAGGTAATGAGCGTTGAAGACGATCTTCTGCATGTCGACCTCGGCCCAGCGTACGCGCAGCCGATGGTGAAAGCGGAAATCCTGGGGTTTCATGCGGGGTCGTGGGTCGGGAAGGTCAGAGGGAAAAGGCTTTGCGCAGCGCGGCGGCGGCGTCCGAGTGGGCTTGTCGCGCAGTGGAGACTGCGCGCCCCATCTTAATGAATTCATGGGTCATGCCGCGATAGATCTCCAGGTCGGTCTGGACGCCGGCCGCGCGCAGCCGATCGGCGTAGAGCAGACCTTCGTCGACCAGCGGATCGCATTCGGCCAGGCCGAACCAGGCCGGAGCGACCCCGTCCACGTCCGGCGCATCGAGCGGCGCGAAGCGCCAGTCGTCGCGGTCCGCGGGCGAGCGCAGGTACAGGCTGAAGAACCATTGGATTTGTTCTGCGTCGAGCAGAAAGCCGCTGCCGAAGCGCCTGTGCGACGGCGTGTCCTGGTGCGCGCTGCAGCCCGGATAGAACAGCAGTTGCAACGCCAGCGGAAGATTTGCGTCACGTGCCAGCAGCGCGCAGACCGCGGCCAGCGTGCCGCCAGCGCTGTCGCCGCCGACCGCGATGCGCGCGCCGTCCAGACCGAGCACGGTGCCATTCGCGGCAAGCCAGATGGTCGCGTCCCAGGCATCGTCGGCCGCGGTCGGGAACCGGTGTTCCGGCGCAAGGCGGTAGTCGACGGAGATCACCGCGCAACCCGCCAGTTCGGCCAGCCTGCGGCACAGCACGTCGTGCGTCTCGATGCTGCCGATCGTGAACCCGCCGCCGTGGAAATACAGCAGCACCGGCAACCGTTCGAGCGACGGCGCGATCAGCCGCGCCGGGATCGCGTAGCCGTCCCGCGCCGGAATCGATAGCTCCTGCACGCGGCTCAGCACCGGCTTGGGTATTTCGAGCATGTCGGCGCCGGCGGCATAGGCGGCGCGTGCCTGCGCGGGCTCCAGTTGGAGCAACGGCGTGCGCCGAGCGCGCTCGATGTGCGCCAGCACGCGGCGCATCGCGGGATCGAGCAGCTGGTGCGGGTCCGAGAGCGGGTCGTGCGCCGCCGCTGCGGCGGGCTTCAGCATCTCGGCAGGATCGGTTTGCATGCGGTCGTCGCGACCGTCGGTGACGGCGCAGACCGGATCGTACAACGCTGCCGGACCCTCGCCTGCTTCGGTTTCGTGACCCGAGCACGGTTCGCGTCTGGTGCACCCCAACCGCCGAGCCGGGCGCATCAAGACGAAGCGGATCGCAAATCCTGCACGAAGCGTTGCAGTACTGCTGCCTGGGCATCGGTGATCGCCCAGTAGCGCATGCCACCGGCCGTCCAGGTCGCGAGCGAATAGCCGTCGTTCGACCGCGTCTGCGGCGCCGCCGTGCCGCCTGTCGTGGGAAACAGGTACAGGTCGATCGGGTGTCCGCCGGCATGGTAGGTCAGCACCGCGACGCGGCGCGCACCGACGTAGTCGACGCGACCGCCGACCAGCGGGAACCCTAGCGATGCGAGGTCCACGACCGGCGGCGCATAGTCCAGCCTGCCGTTGAACCAGGGTTTGACCGTGTGCTCGTCGGTCGAGATCACGTCGATCGGATGCCCGGACAGCAGCGCGCGTACGTGACTCGCGACGATCTGCTGCGCGAGCAGGCCCTGTGCCGTCGGCCGCTGCAGCCACAGCACCGCCGCCAGCACCAGCGCGCAGGCGGCGATCATCCCCATTGCGAGGTTCGCGACGTTCGCGGGGCTCGCCCACGCCCGCACCCCCCGCCCCACCGTTCGCCCGCCAGGCTGCGCAGGCCGCGGCGACGCTGCCGCGGCGCCCTGCGGCAGGCCGGCCAGCACGCGCCGGCGCAGCGCATCGGGCGCACGGTGGTATGGGGCCTGCGCGCGCAGCGCATGGCCCAGGTCGCGGATCGCGTCCAGTTCGGCCCGGCATGTCGCGCAGTCCTGCAGATGGTGGTTCAGGCGCGCCGCCTCGCCCAGGCCGAGCGCGTTGTCGGCATAGGCGTCCAGCAGGTCGCGGGCCTCGTCGCAGTCCATCATTCGCTCCCCCGGCGGCCGGCACGCGCGGCACCGATGTCCGCGCCCTGCGCCGCGCCGGTAGCCGTGCCTGACGCGATGCCTGGACGCTGTTGCCGATCGCGCAACGCGGCCGCCAGCAGGCGGCGGCCGCGCGACAGCCGCGACATGACGGTGCCGACCGGAATGCCGGCCACCGCCGCGATGTCGCCGTAGCTCATGTCCTCCAGCTCGCGCAGCACCAGCACCTCGCGATACGGCACCGGCAGATCGGCCAGCGCGCGATGGACCTGCTCGGCGTCCTGGCGCTGCATCGCGAGCGTCTCCGGATCGCTGCGCGCGCCGTCGTTCCAGCCGGCCAGCGGTCCGGCGTCGTCCATCGCGTCGTCGAACGGGACCAGGGCCGCATCCGGGCGGCGGTTCCATTCGGAATACCAGGTGTTGCGCACGATCGCCAGCAGCCAGGCGCGCGCGTTGCCGCCGCGAAAGCCGTCGAAGAACCGGAACGCCCGCAAAAACGACTCCTGCACCACGTCGTCGGCCTCGCTCGCGCTGCCGCTGAGCCAGCGCGCGAGGTTGTACGCCGCGTCCAGATGCGGCAGCGCCACTTCCTCGAAACGCCGAGACCTTTCGCCGTCGGTCATTGAGCACACGACATGAAGGTGATGACTGCCACCGCGGCCGGGTTATTCCCGTTCACGTGGCGCCGTGCCGCAGTTTAGTCGTCGCGCGCGCGGTCTCGCTGCGGTCCTGCCGCGCCGGGAATATTCGGGCCGCGGCGCCGGTCATGCATCGCCAGGAGCGCGCCGGTCGGCGCCTCCGGCATGGCTTTCCACAGGAGCAGACGATGAGCAACGACAACGCCGCGAACGACGTCCCGGGTCGGCGCCGGATTCTCAAGTGCATGGCAGCCGCCGGAGCCGGCACGCTCTGGCTGATGAACGGCGGCGTCTTGAAAGCGTACGCGATGGGCGACGAGGCGAGCGCAGCGCAAGCCGCGGCCGACGCCAGCTTCAGCTTCGTGCAGGTCAGCGACTCGCACATCGGCTTCAAGCACGAGCCGAACATGGATGTCGCGGGCACGCTGGCCGCCGCGCTGGCGCGGATCAGCGCGCGACCGACGCCGCCGGACTTCGTCGTGCACACCGGCGACCTGACCCATCTCTCGCGCCCGGACGAGTTCGACACCGTCGCCCAGCTGATGCAAGGCGTGAAGACCCAGCGCGTGCTGTTCATCCCCGGCGAGCACGACGTGATCGGCGACAACGGCGCCGCGTTCTTCCAGCGCTTCGGCCAGAAGCAGAATGCCGGCGGCTGGTACAGCTTCGACTACGGCGGCGCGCATTTCGTCGCGCTGATCAACGTGCTGAACCTGAAGTCGAACGGCCTCGGCTACCTCGGCGAGGACCAGCTCGCCTGGCTGAAAAAGGATCTGGCCGGGCGCTCCGCCGAAACGCCGATCGTGGTGTTCGGGCACATGCCGCTGTGGCCGCTGTACGCCGCCTGGGGCTGGGGCACCGAGGACAGCGGCGAAGCGATGACCTATCTGAAGCGGTTCGGCTCGGTCACCGTGCTGAACGGTCACATCCACCAGATCCAGCAAAAAGTCGAGGGCACGGTCACGTTCCACACCGCGCGCTCGACCGCGTACCCGCAGCCCGCGCCGGGCGTCGGCACCGGTCCCGGCCCGCTGAAGGATCTGGGAACCCGGCAATTGAAGGCCTACCTCG
This genomic interval from Burkholderiaceae bacterium contains the following:
- a CDS encoding Membrane carboxypeptidase (penicillin-binding protein) yields the protein MSRRGWVKYVVLLACIALAYVAYVLVSNEIRTSRWQAHYLARLDRQLRYMVRPGASDSIRFPTHGPYDERLGYAQLPEFTRRLEQRGYAIDAQARMSPKMRELVDDGLFTPYVEKMQAGLDLQDCNGNPLYVRRYPRRVYPDFAAVPPVLVRSLLFIENHDLLNPEYPQRNPAVDWRRFARANLDQVLHLVSRNRPTPGGSTLATQIEKYRHSPGGQTESPSEKLRQMASASVRAYLGGEDTLPWREHIVLEYVNTVPLSGNVDHGEVQGIGDGLWTWYGQDFDDANRLLRMAQDAAITEPQARVFKEALSLMIAQRRPSYYLLQNTAALDRLTDRYLHLLARAGAISSAQRDAALAVRLQQSRAAAPRATESFVERKAVNGVRTALASMLGVDTLYHLDRLDLSARSSIDHAAQQAITDALQKVLTPDGARAAGLYGKDMLQPGDDPGRLTFSMVLYEQRHGASLLRVQADSVDQPFDINNGARLNLGSTAKLRTVVTYLEIITALRDRMISLTPAELRRLPLSPQDAISRWAADYLSKNPGATLLAMLQAAMERKYSGDPGEAFATGGGLQSFSNFEPSENSQVFTVRVGFQHSVNLVFVRLMRDIVRYEVHQFEPSVDQWIADPKSPERRLYLDRFVDQESSTFMRRFYAQYLGKNLDQVLDAMFEHVQQTPRRLAVVLRSVAPDLDEAQFGELMRKRLKNVTLTDDDLHGYYTKYAIGNYSLNDRGYLARVHPLALWLANAMRRAPTATFAQLLEQGRDARREVYAWLYKPNRFAAQTDRIRHQLEIVAFQRIGEDWRRLGYPFDNLTPSLATAVGASGDRPQALARLMGLIVSDGVDEPMTSVRQLDFAAGTPYETRFVQRAGPPDRLLPSEITTVVRSSLEDVVSGGTARRLSGAFTEAVGGKTGTGDQRFGPRRVNRSATFVFFVGDRLFGTITAYVHEPYAARFSFTSAMAVQFLRSVAPLVHAMAPGGGEADTLACRG
- a CDS encoding 4-hydroxybenzoyl-CoA thioesterase family active site — encoded protein: MKPQDFRFHHRLRVRWAEVDMQKIVFNAHYLMYFDTAIADYWRALALPYEATMQHFDGDLYVRKATVEFHASARIEDQLDIGLRCGRIGNSSMLFEGAIFRAGDLLIGSELVYVFADPATQTSRPVPLLLREILTGYEAGEDMLTVRVGDWDTLGADAQRVRTEVFVQEQRIPAEIEWDDADGNALHAVAYNRLGQPLATGRLIAQAPGIGRIGRMAVERTLRGTGFGDRVLDALEQAAHQRGERELLLHAQCSAQGFYARSGYRTQGKPFDEAGIAHIEMHKAL
- a CDS encoding Esterase/lipase — translated: MRPARRLGCTRREPCSGHETEAGEGPAALYDPVCAVTDGRDDRMQTDPAEMLKPAAAAAHDPLSDPHQLLDPAMRRVLAHIERARRTPLLQLEPAQARAAYAAGADMLEIPKPVLSRVQELSIPARDGYAIPARLIAPSLERLPVLLYFHGGGFTIGSIETHDVLCRRLAELAGCAVISVDYRLAPEHRFPTAADDAWDATIWLAANGTVLGLDGARIAVGGDSAGGTLAAVCALLARDANLPLALQLLFYPGCSAHQDTPSHRRFGSGFLLDAEQIQWFFSLYLRSPADRDDWRFAPLDAPDVDGVAPAWFGLAECDPLVDEGLLYADRLRAAGVQTDLEIYRGMTHEFIKMGRAVSTARQAHSDAAAALRKAFSL
- a CDS encoding RNA polymerase sigma factor RpoE — its product is MTDGERSRRFEEVALPHLDAAYNLARWLSGSASEADDVVQESFLRAFRFFDGFRGGNARAWLLAIVRNTWYSEWNRRPDAALVPFDDAMDDAGPLAGWNDGARSDPETLAMQRQDAEQVHRALADLPVPYREVLVLRELEDMSYGDIAAVAGIPVGTVMSRLSRGRRLLAAALRDRQQRPGIASGTATGAAQGADIGAARAGRRGSE